A part of Armatimonadota bacterium genomic DNA contains:
- a CDS encoding Gfo/Idh/MocA family oxidoreductase has protein sequence MGSYGFGVIGCGVICDTHIKAIKELDNAHLVAVCDTRQDAAQAKARKWGCAWYTDLDQLLARDDIHVVNVVVPSGLHARLGIQAAEAGKHVICTKPIDITLEAIDALIAAGERNGVLIGATHQCRDYRIYRRVKQAVDDGLLGRLLYGNVRVPWYRSDEYYSDGWHGTRALDGGGALMNQSIHYIDLLLWMMGEVEAVCGFAGTLDHQIEVEDCATAALLFRGGSQGMVQGTTCTYRGYEARLGLHGTRGNVVIVGDELQLWDVEGDEIVHNPSAGHTGGAADPKMGMVGESVAAHARQIGDLLRAIEEGRQPELNAREARRAVEVILAIYKASESRSYVTLPL, from the coding sequence ATGGGTAGCTACGGTTTCGGAGTCATCGGGTGCGGTGTTATCTGCGACACCCACATCAAGGCGATCAAGGAACTCGACAATGCCCACCTTGTGGCGGTTTGCGACACAAGGCAAGACGCGGCGCAGGCCAAGGCCAGGAAATGGGGATGCGCGTGGTACACGGACCTCGACCAGCTGCTGGCGCGGGATGACATCCATGTGGTGAACGTGGTTGTCCCGAGCGGGCTGCACGCGCGTCTGGGCATTCAGGCAGCGGAGGCCGGCAAGCACGTTATCTGCACCAAACCGATCGACATCACTCTCGAGGCCATCGACGCGCTCATCGCCGCAGGGGAGCGCAATGGCGTGCTGATCGGCGCGACCCACCAGTGCCGGGACTACCGCATCTACCGGCGCGTCAAGCAGGCGGTTGACGACGGGCTTCTCGGGCGGCTTCTCTATGGGAACGTCCGGGTGCCATGGTACCGCAGCGATGAGTACTACTCGGACGGCTGGCACGGAACGCGGGCTCTGGACGGCGGCGGCGCACTGATGAACCAATCGATCCACTACATCGACCTGCTTCTGTGGATGATGGGCGAGGTCGAGGCGGTCTGCGGGTTCGCGGGAACGCTGGACCATCAGATCGAGGTCGAAGACTGCGCAACTGCGGCGCTGCTCTTCCGCGGCGGTAGCCAGGGGATGGTTCAGGGCACCACCTGCACCTACCGTGGATATGAGGCACGTCTCGGGCTCCACGGCACCCGGGGCAACGTGGTGATCGTCGGAGATGAACTTCAGTTGTGGGATGTGGAGGGCGACGAAATCGTCCACAATCCCTCGGCCGGCCACACAGGGGGAGCGGCGGACCCTAAGATGGGCATGGTGGGGGAGTCAGTCGCGGCCCATGCCAGGCAGATCGGCGATCTGCTGCGCGCCATTGAGGAGGGCAGGCAACCCGAACTGAACGCGCGCGAGGCCAGACGAGCGGTTGAGGTCATTCTCGCGATCTACAAAGCCAGTGAGAGCCGCAGCTACGTGACACTGCCGCTGTAG
- a CDS encoding sugar phosphate isomerase/epimerase: MRLMIRPLEIGVFIHSTGIEDPFESLKKIGEWGFRCTQMGVVPPDFYTDENAEKILAGMCETGVESVGFFVGFPGESYASMDDVAATVGFVFPEKLAERMEIMRASIEFASKCRQPGVLVHMGFLPHDTTDPIYKQMYDAIAQCADWCAEKRMFIGLETGQEQADLLAAFLESLGRNNVYINFDPANLILYGKDKPVEAFRRIGNHVISCHAKDGVWPTQEGQLGCEVPLGQGQVNIPEFVQALKDMRFKGPIVIEREAGDEREKDILAGRDLLLKCIWS, encoded by the coding sequence GTGAGACTGATGATCAGGCCGCTGGAGATCGGTGTGTTCATCCACTCCACGGGTATCGAAGACCCGTTCGAGTCGCTCAAGAAGATTGGCGAATGGGGGTTCCGTTGCACACAGATGGGGGTCGTCCCGCCGGACTTCTACACCGATGAGAACGCCGAGAAAATCCTGGCCGGCATGTGCGAGACCGGGGTCGAGTCGGTGGGATTCTTCGTGGGCTTCCCCGGAGAAAGCTATGCGAGCATGGACGACGTCGCGGCGACCGTCGGCTTCGTCTTCCCCGAGAAGCTGGCCGAACGCATGGAAATCATGCGCGCGTCCATCGAGTTCGCGTCCAAGTGCAGGCAACCGGGGGTCCTTGTGCACATGGGGTTCCTTCCCCATGACACCACGGACCCGATCTACAAGCAGATGTACGATGCGATAGCACAATGCGCGGACTGGTGCGCTGAGAAGCGCATGTTCATTGGCCTCGAGACGGGCCAGGAGCAGGCTGACCTTTTGGCCGCGTTCCTGGAATCCCTGGGCCGCAACAATGTCTACATCAACTTCGACCCCGCCAACCTGATTCTCTACGGTAAGGACAAGCCCGTGGAGGCCTTCCGGCGCATCGGCAACCACGTGATATCCTGCCATGCTAAAGATGGCGTCTGGCCCACTCAGGAGGGCCAGCTGGGCTGCGAGGTCCCGCTCGGACAGGGACAGGTGAACATTCCCGAGTTCGTCCAGGCGCTCAAGGACATGCGCTTCAAGGGCCCGATCGTTATCGAGCGTGAGGCCGGCGACGAACGCGAGAAGGACATTCTGGCCGGGCGCGATCTGCTGCTGAAGTGCATCTGGAGCTGA
- a CDS encoding glucose-1-phosphate adenylyltransferase, with translation MGQINCIILGGGRGTRLHPLTRDRAKPAVPLAGKYRLIDIPVSNCLNSGLNRVHVLTQFNTASLHRHIMHTYKFDDFGGGFVEILAAEQTAENPDWYQGTADAVRQNLRHLNLEGAELCVILSGDQLYRMDLMRMIAHHRDCCAEITIATIPVLREDAGALGVLKVGPDYRIVSFFEKPDTDEALDTMAISPEDFHAVGLEAGARTHLASMGIYVFNAEVLLRALEESDADDFGKQIIPDAIQREGSRVFAFPFDGYWEDIGTIPAFFKANLALTDPVPPFDMFDEDRPIWTHPRYLPPCKLNRCDATRVIIGDGTVIEQSRLRRCVIGLRSIVREGCELDNVVMMGADFYETPEHYGRHKAQGLPPIGLGRNVKVRNAIIDKNARIGDGCEILNRAGVWERDGDDYCVREGIVIIPRSGVMQPGTVI, from the coding sequence ATGGGACAGATCAACTGCATCATTCTCGGCGGCGGGCGCGGTACCCGGCTGCACCCGCTAACCCGCGACCGCGCCAAACCAGCAGTCCCTCTGGCGGGCAAGTACCGCCTGATTGACATCCCCGTCAGCAATTGCCTCAACTCCGGCCTGAACCGCGTGCACGTTCTGACCCAGTTCAACACCGCGTCCCTGCACCGGCATATTATGCACACCTATAAGTTCGACGACTTCGGCGGCGGGTTCGTGGAAATACTCGCGGCCGAGCAGACGGCCGAGAACCCGGACTGGTACCAGGGCACCGCCGATGCCGTGAGACAGAATCTGCGCCACCTCAATCTCGAAGGCGCAGAACTCTGCGTGATCCTGTCGGGCGATCAGCTTTACCGGATGGACCTCATGCGCATGATCGCGCATCACCGCGACTGCTGCGCAGAGATCACGATCGCCACAATCCCGGTACTCCGCGAGGACGCCGGCGCGCTGGGTGTCCTCAAGGTCGGCCCCGATTACCGCATCGTGAGCTTTTTCGAGAAACCGGATACGGATGAAGCCCTGGACACTATGGCCATTTCGCCTGAGGACTTCCACGCCGTCGGCCTGGAGGCCGGCGCGCGGACCCATCTGGCCTCCATGGGAATCTACGTGTTCAACGCCGAGGTTCTCCTGCGGGCGCTGGAAGAGAGCGATGCGGACGATTTCGGCAAGCAGATCATCCCCGACGCAATCCAACGCGAGGGATCCCGTGTCTTTGCCTTCCCCTTCGACGGGTACTGGGAAGACATTGGGACGATTCCCGCCTTCTTCAAGGCGAATCTCGCGCTCACGGATCCGGTCCCGCCCTTCGACATGTTCGACGAAGACCGGCCAATCTGGACGCACCCGCGGTACCTGCCGCCCTGCAAACTGAACCGGTGCGATGCGACGAGGGTCATCATCGGCGACGGAACGGTGATCGAGCAGTCCCGTTTGAGGCGCTGCGTCATTGGTCTGCGGAGCATCGTGCGGGAAGGCTGCGAGCTGGATAATGTCGTGATGATGGGAGCGGACTTCTACGAGACCCCGGAGCATTACGGACGCCACAAGGCGCAGGGCCTGCCACCTATAGGCCTGGGGAGGAACGTCAAGGTACGTAACGCCATCATCGACAAGAACGCGCGTATCGGCGATGGTTGCGAGATACTCAACCGTGCGGGTGTCTGGGAGCGAGACGGCGACGACTACTGCGTGCGCGAAGGCATCGTAATCATCCCGCGTTCGGGCGTAATGCAGCCCGGCACTGTGATCTGA
- a CDS encoding amidohydrolase family protein translates to MQLPATGDTMRIDAHAHIEPPGRSELNGDPWGRDRLLIDAADALEIDWLCCSCLAPRRPSSPEDFIACNTHLQHAIEAFPGRILGYAYVNPGYQREAVAEIERCVREFGFIGAKLYNEYKFTDPVVRPVIEKCIELDVLILHHAGHTWWPLPGQPNISDAGDFARVVAEYPELKLICGHIAGGGDWEWTIKALREEPRLFADTSGSVVDEGMIEKAVALLGADRLLFACDMSMTAGVGKILGADITEEQRDAIFSGNMRRLLGGKI, encoded by the coding sequence ATGCAACTTCCAGCGACAGGTGACACAATGCGTATCGATGCCCACGCACACATCGAACCGCCCGGCAGGAGCGAGCTAAACGGTGACCCCTGGGGGCGCGACAGGCTTCTGATCGACGCTGCTGATGCCCTGGAGATTGACTGGCTCTGCTGCTCGTGCCTTGCCCCGCGGCGGCCATCTTCGCCCGAGGATTTCATCGCTTGCAATACCCATCTACAGCACGCGATCGAGGCCTTCCCCGGGCGCATTCTCGGCTACGCCTACGTCAACCCCGGCTACCAACGCGAGGCGGTGGCGGAGATCGAGCGTTGTGTCCGGGAGTTCGGGTTCATCGGGGCCAAGCTCTACAACGAATACAAGTTCACCGACCCGGTGGTCAGGCCGGTCATCGAAAAATGCATTGAGCTGGATGTCTTGATCCTGCACCATGCCGGACACACCTGGTGGCCCCTGCCCGGGCAGCCCAACATCTCGGACGCCGGGGACTTTGCCCGAGTGGTGGCTGAGTACCCGGAACTCAAGCTGATCTGCGGCCATATCGCCGGCGGGGGGGACTGGGAGTGGACGATCAAAGCACTGCGCGAAGAGCCGCGGCTGTTCGCAGACACCAGCGGCAGTGTGGTTGATGAAGGCATGATCGAGAAGGCAGTGGCCCTCCTGGGCGCGGATCGGCTGCTGTTCGCGTGCGACATGAGCATGACGGCCGGCGTGGGGAAGATCCTCGGCGCGGACATCACCGAGGAGCAACGAGACGCCATCTTCAGCGGGAATATGCGCCGCCTACTGGGTGGGAAGATCTGA
- a CDS encoding amidohydrolase, giving the protein MLFDINAYLGTFALRELRHNDVPGLSALMQRKGIHRALVSAAEAITWKDCHSANRLLSERLTGTDGNILPCAVINPAYAGWRRDLEEAASGMGMRAVKLYPHWHGYSLGDQCADEMVRAATDLGLPVLIPVRAVDRRQLGWLFDVPDIPLTDIATLAARHPDARFVVLNGLGFTGSPLASREGERPDNCWIEISRLPLFISRELPVLLETLGAGRLLFGTGMPFKYPDPVLLKMEKLGASQSETRAICGENAAALLGLT; this is encoded by the coding sequence ATGCTCTTTGATATCAACGCCTATTTGGGAACCTTCGCGCTCCGCGAACTGCGACACAATGACGTCCCCGGGCTCTCTGCTCTCATGCAACGCAAAGGAATTCACAGGGCGCTGGTCAGTGCTGCCGAAGCGATTACATGGAAGGATTGCCATTCCGCGAACCGCCTGCTGTCTGAACGGCTGACGGGAACGGACGGCAACATCCTGCCCTGCGCGGTGATCAATCCCGCCTACGCGGGCTGGCGCCGAGACCTGGAGGAAGCAGCCAGCGGGATGGGGATGCGGGCAGTCAAGCTCTATCCCCACTGGCACGGCTACTCGCTCGGGGACCAGTGCGCAGACGAAATGGTTCGCGCCGCGACTGACCTTGGTCTGCCTGTGCTCATCCCGGTGAGGGCCGTGGACCGCCGCCAGTTGGGATGGCTCTTTGACGTTCCCGACATCCCGCTGACCGATATCGCGACGCTTGCAGCCAGGCATCCTGATGCGCGGTTCGTGGTCCTCAATGGCCTGGGATTCACCGGCTCTCCGCTGGCGTCGCGCGAAGGTGAGCGCCCGGACAATTGCTGGATCGAAATCTCGCGGCTCCCGCTGTTCATCTCGCGCGAACTGCCCGTATTGCTGGAGACCCTTGGGGCCGGCCGGCTCCTGTTCGGAACGGGAATGCCCTTCAAGTATCCTGACCCTGTCTTGCTGAAGATGGAAAAGCTCGGCGCCTCCCAGAGCGAAACGCGCGCGATCTGCGGAGAGAACGCCGCAGCACTTCTTGGCCTGACATAG
- a CDS encoding alpha-N-arabinofuranosidase — protein MARIVINVDRRLGEIHPHIYGQFIEHLGRCIYGGIYDPGSRLADENGFRRDVMEAIRELKPGILRWPGGNFASGYHWQDGVGPHRNARPELAWNTIEPNTFGTDEFIRYCRAVNCEPYICLNMGNGTMDEAIAWVEYCNVEQGTQYSDMRRANGAEAPHSVKYWGLGNELWGDFQIGHKTAEDYAWQARDWAKVIKRMDSDIRLVACGGTGNAPAMRWDLEVLERTAEFIDYTALHYYWGPHESEPYLTTLAGAYEFERYLKYVEGCIDAVRRDRNMQRPIWVSIDEWNVNYHTGSHTMRYTLRDALADAVFIHMMQRHCGTVKMANLAQTVNVIPAIEAGPEGMFLQSIYWPLWVASNVAGSVLIDCWTEVEGFTWDRVPGQTIPYLDAVATLDPTTNRAILSVVNMHPTAEIGTGIALIGPQMGNEVIVRTLSADSADAHNDFNAPNEVALVSERREATNPLGFTFPPKSQTIIEFALG, from the coding sequence ATGGCCCGCATCGTCATCAACGTCGACCGCAGGCTGGGCGAGATTCACCCCCACATCTATGGGCAATTCATCGAGCATCTTGGCCGCTGCATCTATGGAGGCATCTACGACCCGGGCTCGCGTCTGGCCGATGAAAACGGGTTCCGGCGCGATGTGATGGAAGCGATCCGAGAACTCAAGCCGGGCATCCTGCGCTGGCCGGGCGGGAACTTTGCTTCCGGCTACCATTGGCAAGATGGCGTCGGCCCGCATCGCAATGCCCGACCCGAGCTGGCCTGGAACACGATTGAGCCCAACACGTTCGGCACCGACGAGTTCATCCGCTACTGCCGTGCCGTCAACTGCGAGCCTTACATCTGCCTGAACATGGGCAACGGCACTATGGACGAGGCCATCGCCTGGGTCGAGTACTGCAACGTGGAGCAGGGGACGCAGTACTCGGACATGCGCCGGGCCAATGGTGCGGAGGCGCCACACAGTGTAAAGTACTGGGGCCTGGGCAATGAACTGTGGGGAGACTTTCAGATCGGCCACAAGACCGCCGAGGACTACGCGTGGCAGGCGCGCGACTGGGCGAAGGTCATCAAGCGGATGGACTCAGACATCCGGCTGGTGGCCTGCGGGGGCACGGGCAATGCGCCCGCGATGCGCTGGGACCTGGAAGTGCTGGAGCGCACTGCGGAGTTCATCGACTACACCGCCCTTCACTACTACTGGGGACCGCACGAAAGCGAGCCATACCTGACCACCCTCGCCGGCGCGTATGAATTCGAGCGGTACCTCAAGTACGTGGAGGGCTGCATCGACGCCGTCCGCCGTGACCGCAACATGCAGCGACCCATCTGGGTGAGTATCGACGAGTGGAACGTGAACTACCACACCGGCAGCCATACCATGCGTTACACACTGCGCGACGCCCTGGCCGATGCGGTGTTCATCCACATGATGCAGCGGCACTGCGGCACGGTGAAAATGGCGAATCTGGCGCAGACCGTCAACGTCATCCCGGCTATTGAAGCGGGGCCCGAGGGCATGTTCCTGCAGAGCATCTACTGGCCGCTCTGGGTGGCGTCCAATGTTGCCGGGTCAGTGCTGATCGACTGCTGGACCGAAGTGGAGGGATTCACCTGGGACCGGGTCCCAGGCCAGACCATCCCCTATCTGGACGCCGTGGCGACCCTGGACCCGACCACGAACAGGGCGATTCTGAGCGTGGTGAACATGCACCCCACTGCGGAGATCGGCACGGGAATCGCGCTGATTGGGCCACAGATGGGCAATGAGGTGATTGTGCGCACCCTCAGCGCCGACAGCGCCGACGCCCACAATGACTTCAACGCGCCCAACGAGGTGGCGCTGGTATCGGAGCGCCGCGAGGCGACCAATCCGCTGGGTTTCACCTTCCCTCCGAAGTCACAGACGATAATCGAGTTCGCGTTGGGTTGA
- the sfsA gene encoding DNA/RNA nuclease SfsA, protein MLLRQPLLAARFITRPNRFATWAELEGTRVYCHMPNPGRMQELLHEGAELWVRPSEGQGRVTTHDVVLVRHGESLVCLDSRLPPDLFMEALVAGLAPELGACSHVRREVTVGASRLDLELACDTGAWLVETKSCTLRIGDVARFPDAPTKRGARHLEELVVAQRAGYSTAVAFMIQREDTRVFAPNRDTDPEFAAMLRAAAKAGVQVLAIRCLVTPETVEPVQRVPVDLDL, encoded by the coding sequence ATGCTCCTTCGCCAGCCTCTGCTTGCCGCCCGGTTCATAACCCGTCCGAACCGCTTCGCCACCTGGGCGGAACTCGAGGGGACCCGCGTCTACTGCCACATGCCCAACCCTGGGCGCATGCAGGAGCTGCTGCATGAGGGTGCGGAACTCTGGGTCCGCCCATCTGAAGGACAGGGCCGGGTCACCACCCACGATGTCGTGCTTGTACGCCACGGTGAAAGCCTGGTCTGCCTCGATAGCCGACTTCCACCCGACCTGTTCATGGAGGCGCTCGTGGCCGGCCTTGCCCCCGAACTCGGGGCGTGCTCCCACGTCAGGCGGGAAGTCACCGTGGGAGCAAGCCGCCTGGACCTCGAACTTGCCTGCGATACAGGAGCCTGGCTGGTGGAGACCAAGTCCTGCACCTTGCGGATCGGCGATGTGGCCCGGTTTCCCGACGCTCCCACGAAACGCGGTGCACGGCATCTCGAAGAGCTGGTGGTCGCCCAGCGGGCCGGGTACTCTACCGCCGTGGCCTTCATGATCCAGCGCGAAGACACGCGGGTCTTCGCGCCGAACCGCGATACTGATCCGGAATTCGCCGCGATGCTCCGTGCCGCAGCCAAAGCGGGTGTCCAGGTGCTGGCGATCCGGTGCCTCGTCACTCCTGAGACGGTCGAGCCAGTACAGCGCGTGCCGGTTGATCTCGATCTGTAG
- a CDS encoding carbohydrate kinase yields MTSQRMEELLAGFPGASIAVLGDFFLDKYLVLDDSLTEVSVETGLDAYQVVARRLSPGAAGTVTNNLTALEAGEVFAVGFTGDDGEGFDLRQGLARTGVNMTALLRRPDQFTPTYTKPMLRDKSGMERELNRLDVKNRRPTPPDLEDAILECLRSLLPRVQAVIIADQVEQRDLGVVTDRVREAIAQIARDNPQVHFLADSRANIGLFRDVMIKPNKIEAARSCGFTGTEAELSAEDARRYGTELAARNHRPVFVTAGPEGIVVFDGDGVTHVPGIVSPPPVDIVGAGDSCTSGIVLAMCAGASPREAAIVGNCVASLTVQQIGTTGTTTRSEVLRRFQDHARLFEGI; encoded by the coding sequence TTGACTTCGCAGCGGATGGAAGAGCTTCTGGCCGGGTTTCCTGGTGCGTCCATCGCTGTCCTCGGCGATTTCTTCCTGGACAAGTACCTCGTACTTGACGACTCCCTGACCGAGGTCTCCGTGGAGACCGGTCTCGACGCCTACCAGGTGGTTGCCCGCAGGCTCAGCCCCGGCGCGGCGGGTACCGTCACCAACAACCTCACCGCCCTGGAAGCGGGAGAGGTTTTCGCGGTCGGCTTCACGGGAGACGACGGTGAAGGCTTCGACCTGCGCCAGGGACTGGCGCGCACCGGAGTGAACATGACCGCCCTTCTGCGTCGCCCCGACCAATTCACTCCGACCTACACCAAGCCGATGCTGCGAGACAAGTCCGGGATGGAGCGCGAATTGAACCGGCTGGACGTCAAGAACCGCCGGCCCACTCCCCCTGACCTAGAAGATGCCATCCTGGAATGTCTCCGGTCCCTGCTCCCCCGGGTGCAGGCCGTGATCATCGCCGACCAAGTGGAGCAGCGCGACCTCGGCGTCGTCACTGATCGCGTCCGGGAAGCGATTGCCCAGATCGCACGCGACAACCCGCAGGTGCATTTCCTGGCGGATTCGCGCGCCAATATCGGACTCTTCCGCGATGTGATGATCAAGCCAAACAAGATCGAGGCGGCGAGATCCTGCGGGTTCACCGGGACCGAAGCCGAACTGAGTGCCGAAGACGCGCGCAGATATGGGACCGAACTGGCCGCACGCAACCACCGCCCCGTCTTTGTGACCGCGGGGCCCGAGGGCATTGTAGTCTTCGACGGAGACGGTGTGACGCACGTGCCTGGAATCGTCTCCCCACCGCCTGTCGACATCGTGGGCGCTGGTGACAGTTGCACATCCGGCATCGTGCTTGCGATGTGCGCGGGCGCCTCCCCGCGCGAAGCCGCAATTGTGGGGAACTGCGTGGCATCACTCACGGTACAGCAGATTGGCACCACCGGGACCACCACGCGATCTGAAGTTCTGCGTCGGTTTCAGGATCACGCGCGACTGTTCGAGGGCATCTGA
- a CDS encoding HAD family hydrolase, with amino-acid sequence MLEGAEYIEIINEDIERGQIRFALFDFDGTISLIREGWQEVMIPMMVDILADLDTGETREQLHEIVHEFVTRLTGKQTIYQMMEFAEHVTKRGGQAKDPLEYKWDYLQLLWERIKDRVEGLKEGRYTREEMAVAGALEMVEYLHGRGVTLYLASGTDRPYVLDESQSLGLHPYFGENIYGAIDDYKNYSKAMIIEKIITDHNLKGSEFAGFGDGFVEIEETKKVGGIAVGLAVDEKNRAGIDEWKRNRLIEYGADIIVPDFREYKRLFAYLFAEE; translated from the coding sequence ATGCTCGAGGGCGCCGAGTACATCGAGATCATCAATGAGGACATCGAGCGCGGCCAGATCCGCTTTGCGCTCTTCGACTTCGATGGGACCATCTCTCTGATCCGCGAGGGCTGGCAGGAAGTAATGATCCCCATGATGGTCGACATCCTGGCCGATCTCGACACCGGCGAGACCCGCGAGCAGTTGCATGAGATCGTCCACGAGTTTGTTACGCGCCTCACGGGCAAGCAGACCATCTACCAGATGATGGAGTTTGCCGAGCATGTCACGAAGCGCGGTGGTCAGGCCAAGGATCCGTTGGAGTACAAGTGGGACTACCTCCAGCTTCTCTGGGAACGCATCAAGGACCGGGTCGAAGGCCTCAAGGAGGGGCGCTACACCCGGGAGGAGATGGCGGTGGCTGGGGCGCTTGAGATGGTGGAATACCTGCACGGACGAGGCGTCACCTTGTATCTCGCCAGTGGGACCGACCGGCCGTATGTGCTGGATGAGTCGCAATCCCTCGGCCTCCACCCGTACTTCGGCGAAAACATCTACGGCGCCATTGATGATTACAAGAATTACTCCAAGGCCATGATCATCGAGAAGATCATCACCGATCACAATCTCAAGGGCAGCGAATTCGCGGGCTTCGGCGACGGCTTTGTGGAGATCGAGGAGACCAAGAAGGTGGGCGGCATTGCCGTGGGTCTGGCAGTGGATGAAAAGAACCGTGCCGGCATTGATGAATGGAAGCGTAACCGGCTCATTGAGTACGGCGCGGATATCATCGTGCCCGACTTCCGGGAATACAAGCGGTTGTTTGCCTACCTATTCGCCGAGGAATAA
- a CDS encoding AMP-binding protein gives MYESPLRSIADYWSNSVCKFPSAPAAISEGETLSYAEMDDRIARVAGFMRDELGVSKGDRIAIALPNCLECLIAYWGALRLGAIAAPVNIRLRDEEIAFVIRNLEPRVAIVHEDTPTPVFEAIGACGAVQATVGVGDCTCDVPFVDMMSRGTPTAASVDIEPSDIAVVLHTSGTTGEPKGAIMTHETLHFNVKNAIFAHSFRHEDVHLLVIPFFAPTASYSLLASAAYLGSAICIAPRPDVGDIVQLIETHRCTTFIGVPTLFHLFVNDPRAARANLDSLRLIAYSGSPMPVRTIGQLRNRFPGIALHNFFGLTETISITHVLPSINAADRPDSIGKPLPEIDARIIDEAGNDVPRGEIGELCFRRGNIIPGYWNRPGLLEEAVVDGWFRTGDFARVDEDGFFYVHGRKKDMIIVAGQNVYALEVEKIIYTHPGVRDAAVIGIPATGVRAALGELVKAVVVPQPGEQLTELDIKRHCAQHLASYKVPQVVEFRDELPRNAAGKVLKRDL, from the coding sequence ATGTACGAGTCCCCCCTGCGCAGCATCGCCGACTACTGGAGCAACTCGGTATGCAAGTTCCCCTCTGCCCCGGCGGCGATTTCGGAAGGCGAGACCCTCAGCTATGCCGAGATGGATGATCGCATCGCCCGTGTTGCCGGGTTTATGCGCGACGAACTTGGGGTCTCCAAAGGCGACCGGATCGCCATTGCGCTGCCGAACTGCCTGGAGTGCCTCATCGCCTACTGGGGGGCACTGAGGCTCGGGGCCATCGCCGCGCCGGTGAACATCCGCCTGCGGGACGAAGAGATCGCCTTCGTGATCCGAAACCTGGAGCCCCGGGTGGCAATTGTCCACGAGGACACTCCGACACCGGTCTTCGAGGCGATCGGGGCGTGCGGAGCCGTGCAGGCGACCGTTGGCGTGGGCGACTGCACTTGCGACGTGCCCTTCGTCGACATGATGTCGCGGGGCACCCCGACTGCGGCCAGCGTCGACATCGAGCCATCGGACATCGCTGTGGTCCTGCATACATCGGGCACCACCGGCGAGCCCAAGGGCGCGATCATGACCCACGAGACGCTTCACTTCAATGTGAAGAACGCCATCTTCGCCCACTCCTTCCGGCATGAGGACGTGCACCTTCTGGTGATCCCTTTCTTCGCGCCCACGGCCTCGTACAGTCTGCTGGCCAGCGCCGCATACCTGGGAAGCGCCATCTGCATCGCGCCCCGGCCGGACGTCGGCGACATCGTGCAACTGATCGAGACCCATCGCTGCACCACCTTCATCGGTGTGCCCACCCTGTTTCACCTGTTCGTCAATGACCCGCGCGCAGCTCGGGCCAACCTGGATTCCCTGCGGCTCATCGCCTATTCCGGCTCCCCCATGCCGGTGCGCACCATTGGCCAGCTGCGCAACCGCTTCCCGGGCATTGCGCTCCACAACTTCTTCGGCCTGACCGAGACGATCTCAATCACCCATGTATTGCCCAGCATCAACGCCGCCGACCGCCCCGATTCCATCGGCAAGCCGCTGCCCGAGATTGATGCGCGGATCATCGACGAAGCCGGGAACGACGTGCCGCGCGGGGAGATCGGCGAGCTGTGCTTCCGGCGCGGGAATATCATCCCGGGCTACTGGAACCGTCCCGGCCTGCTGGAGGAGGCCGTGGTGGACGGCTGGTTCCGCACCGGTGATTTCGCGCGCGTGGACGAAGACGGGTTCTTTTATGTGCACGGCCGGAAGAAAGACATGATCATTGTCGCCGGTCAGAACGTCTACGCCCTTGAGGTGGAAAAGATCATCTACACCCACCCGGGGGTGCGCGACGCGGCGGTCATCGGCATTCCCGCAACCGGAGTGCGCGCGGCTCTTGGCGAACTGGTGAAGGCGGTCGTGGTTCCACAACCGGGGGAGCAGTTGACCGAGCTTGATATCAAACGCCACTGCGCCCAGCATCTGGCGAGTTACAAGGTCCCGCAGGTCGTTGAGTTCCGGGACGAGTTGCCCCGGAATGCCGCGGGAAAAGTGCTCAAGCGGGACCTGTAG